One genomic segment of Ipomoea triloba cultivar NCNSP0323 chromosome 9, ASM357664v1 includes these proteins:
- the LOC116029805 gene encoding uncharacterized protein At2g29880-like translates to MATTDVGSSKGKARRWTHEEDTVLVSCLVDLHNLETKNADTRFKGGYLYELEKMLQAKLPTLGIKVKPHIESRVKTLKKEWTVVHDLFTNNNSGFGWDDEKKMVTAEDDVWDSYISSHKEAVHNGEDADDVEIPNMNFTFTENQSPSGIRARNETNSESSSAKKKRKNHDEGEPITSQTFHTTAQKLSDTLVLVGDKIGKSIIIELTLQEKVQQLDTELSQVDGLSNEEYLIVLIKLPDCPNQMLVFFSLPPHRRLQWVKAFLATN, encoded by the exons ATGGCAACCACCGACGTAGGAAGTTCAAAAGGAAAGGCAAGGAGGTGGACACATGAAGAGGATACTGTTTTAGTTTCTTGTTTGGTTGATCTCCATAATTTAGAAACGAAAAATGCTGACACTAGATTTAAAGGTGGATATTTGTATGAGTTGGAGAAAATGTTACAAGCTAAATTACCTACTTTAGGTATAAAAGTTAAGCCTCATATTGAATCTAGAGTAAAGACATTGAAAAAGGAATGGACTGTAGTGCATGATCTATTCACAAATAACAATAGTGGATTTGGATGGGACGATGAAAAAAAGATGGTCACGGCTGAAGATGATGTTTGGGATTCTTATATAAGT aGTCATAAGGAAGCTGTTCA TAATGGTGAAGATGCTGATGACGTTGAAATCCCGAACATGAATTTCACATTTACCGAAAATCAATCACCATCTGGTATTAGGGCACGAAATGAAACAAATTCTGAATCTAGTAGTgcaaagaagaagaggaagaaccATGATGAAGGTGAACCAATTACTTCACAGACATTTCATACTACTGCACAGAAGTTAAGTGATACGTTGGTATTGGTTGGAGATAAAATAGGTAAGAGCATtataatagaattaactcttcaaGAAAAAGTGCAGCAATTAGACACCGAGTTAAGTCAAGTTGATGGGTTGTCCAATGAAGAGTACTTGATAGTTTTGATCAAACTTCCAGATTGCCCAAATCAAATGCTTGTGTTTTTTAGTCTTCCACCACATCGAAGATTACAATGGGTAAAAGCATTTCTTGCCACAAATTGA